Proteins from a genomic interval of Quercus lobata isolate SW786 chromosome 11, ValleyOak3.0 Primary Assembly, whole genome shotgun sequence:
- the LOC115966345 gene encoding probable E3 ubiquitin-protein ligase XERICO, producing MGLVCIAMKIAKSIIIRFLLGMLGHIKFIVMVALTRLGLLKPPEQAAETEEHSTSYVLVMDGLTPSLIAVDSLMVLIKKRVPVIEYSGFVERHRALNDDEDVDMEMECSVCLNCVERSHEIRELCNCYHVFHKECLDRWVDEGQIVRRHDEYDV from the exons ATGGGGTTAGTCTGTATTGCAATGAAGATAGCAAAATCCATAATCATTAGATTTTTACTAGGCATGCTGGGCCATATAAAGTTCATTGTTATGGTGGCACTTACACGTCTAGGTCTGCTCAAACCGCCAGAACAAGCAGCTGAGACTGAAGAACATTCCACTAGTTATGTTCTTGTAATGGATGGTTTAACTCCATCACTAATCGCAGTCGACAGTCTAATGGTGTTGATCAAGAAGAGGGTTCCTGTGATAGAATATAGTGGTTTTGTTGAAAGACATAGAGCACTGAATGATGATGAAGACGTGGATATGGAAATGGAATGTTCTGTCTGCTTGAATTGCGTGGAGAGAAGCCATGAGATCAGAGAGCTTTGTAATTGCTACCATGTGTTTCACAAGGAGTGCCTGGATAGATGGGTGGATGAAGGTCAG ATTGTCAGAAGACATGATGAATATGAtgtgtaa